Sequence from the Deltaproteobacteria bacterium genome:
CCGTTTATATTGCTTCCCCGCCTTTCGGGAGATGCAGGTTTGGCGTATTTTAGAAAATCGGAAATTTTGCGGTCAAGACGGTTAATCTCTTTTTTTATGATCTGGATGAATTCGTACTTTTTGCTATGCTCGTCAATTCCATCCTCGATAATTTCTATTCCACCTTTTATGGAGCCGAGGGGATTCCTTATTTCATGAGCCATGCCTGCTGAAAGCTGCCCCAGGGCGGAAAGCCTGTCTGCCATTCTTACCTGTTCAAATGAGTCCTGCAACTGCTGGTAGGCCGTTTTAAGTTCTATGGCTGCCTGTTCATATTTTCTTCTCTGCCGTTTTTCAAGGTCCGAGAGGATGCCTGTTACAATACCGATAAGATTAAACATCATCATTTCCGCATATTGGTTGAGTGTGTAAAAAGGGCGGTCAGGCCAGTGATAATGACCATGATGGGGATAGAGAAAAGTGGAAATAAGGGAAGTGATAAGCGCGCCCTTAAGTCCGAACCAGAAAGCTGCAAGAACGATGGGAATATAGTAGAGCCTCTGGTAAATATTGAGAAATATAGGCCCCTCGATGCTGCTGATATTGTGGAGAAGGGTAATAAGGAGAATAAAGGATGCGAGAATGGTTATGCGCCATTTAGTGTTCATAATTTAATCCGGCTCGAAAAATTAAGTGTGCTTCATATCAAGCAGATACTATCACGCGTAACAGGTTGATGTCAAAGCAAAATAATGATATTAGCTGAATGGGTGTTGCAAATGCAACACTCTGTGTTGCTTATATGGCAGGGGTTGGATGAAGACTGTTTTTATGGGAAGGCAGGGCGGGGGATTTTCCTGAATTTGGCTTTCTGTTCATCGGAGAGAAGATCGTCAGCTTTTCCCAGAAGCTGAAAATGGGCAAGTTCAAGTTTGGCTTTCAGGGAATAGACTTCTTTTACTTTTTTGATTATATTTTTTTTGTCCGTCATGTCGTCAATATTTGTAAGCACCGCTTCAAGCGCTTTTTCAGCGGTTTCAATTTCACTGCTAAGTTGAAGGCATGTTCTGGCGCAGGTCTTAAGTATTTCATTCAGCTTGTCAACCTGTTCCCGAGAAAGGCCGAGTGTTGTTTTATTATTCTTAAAAGCAGTAATGTAGCTTTTCATATAGCGCGTTCTTTTCATCCCTTTTTTTTCATAGCAGGGGGAGTTATTTTGAGCAGCAGGGGAGAGATTAAGTGAAGAAAGTATGATTGAAAGGACAAGAAAGGGAATGAATAAAATCTGTGAAAAGAGATTTTTTCTCATGGCTTATTCCTGAATATATTATTTAAGGCATAAAGGACACACAAAATGATTTGATTGTTTTTTTATCAATAAACCGGGAAGATAGCAAGAAAATTAAAGGAAATAGTTAGTTTTCATCGGTCAAGGGTGCTTTTTCGCAATCTCTGCGTCAATCTTCGGTTTTACTTGTGCCATGTACAGTTGTACAACTCGGCGCAAACCCTTGATTTCCTCGACCTTGCAAAAAATCCCTCTTTTCCGAATTGAAAACAAGGTTTAATTAATTATAGTTTCCGGATGGACACTAGTTAATGGAGCGTCTTAAAATTGACATGCCCGGGGAGTCATGTTAAATTCGTCACGAAAGGAAATGCCCCAATGAAAAAAGTCTCCCTGCTGCTCTTGGCAGCGCTCGTTTTTTTTAGTTATTCCCGGGAAGCAGCTGCAGATTTCTATAAATACAAAGATGAAAAAGGCCTTGTTCATCTGACCAATGATATCTCAACCATTCCGGAAAAGTTCAGGTCCCGTGTCAGGATAATAAAAGACGATGCCCTGGCGCAGGAAAAGGACGTTGATTTTTTTAAAAAAGAACAAATAATCAGGGATGTAAAAAAAACTGTCCACCTTGCCAGGGTGGAAGTTGAAAAGTTCTGGTGGCGCTGGATTGTGGATCCTGAAAGTGGAGCAACAAAAGCGCCGGTCATTATTGGCTGTTACTTGATTGCAGCTGTCGCTAT
This genomic interval carries:
- a CDS encoding ATP-binding protein — its product is MNTKWRITILASFILLITLLHNISSIEGPIFLNIYQRLYYIPIVLAAFWFGLKGALITSLISTFLYPHHGHYHWPDRPFYTLNQYAEMMMFNLIGIVTGILSDLEKRQRRKYEQAAIELKTAYQQLQDSFEQVRMADRLSALGQLSAGMAHEIRNPLGSIKGGIEIIEDGIDEHSKKYEFIQIIKKEINRLDRKISDFLKYAKPASPERRGSNINGLVSSVISLVEKRAEQEDILISTKLADKLPDILIDSEQIRQALLNIVLNAIQSIKEEGEIEVATGRENDLLYISVSDNGSGIAEENVARLFDPFFTTKDEGTGLGLSITFQIVRAHGGEIEVKQKESGGSAFIIKLPFKEVSNAI